The Micromonospora sp. NBC_00421 DNA window TCTCGCCGGATCATCTGGTCAGGCCACCTCGTCAGCCTGCCCCGACAGTCTCGGTCGTGCGCCCCTCCAGCAAGGCCGTGCGCCCCCTGTCAAGGTCGTGCTGGATCCAGGATGTAGTGGTGTCCGCCGTCGATGAAGGCCACTACAACCTGGACAACACCGTTGCGTTAGGTGGAACGGCTGTTCGTCAACCACCGCTGCCTCGCCGATCATGGAGTTGTGGTGGGTAACAGAACGCCCGTAAAACCCCCAAAGTCGGCACCACCACTCCATGATCGCCAAGCGGGCCCACCCCGCTCCCCGATCGGGCACTTCCTGTCCCGGGTTGACCAGCCACCCACGGCGTTAACGCAACGGTGTTGACAACATGGTTGCAGCACGATCTTGCCGGTGCCGGTGCCGGTGCCGGTGCCGGTGCCGGTGCCGGGGCTAGGGCTGAGGGCTGGGGGCGCGGGGCGGCAGGGTGGGGCCGAGGGGTACGGGGTGTGCGCGGGGCGGCAAGTGAGGGGGTGCGGGTCCGGGGCGGCAGGGGTAACGGGCCGGCAGGGCGGGGCCGAGGGGGAGGGCCGAGGGGTGCAGGGCAGGGCGGGGTGCGGGGTGCGGGGTGCGGGGTGGTGGCGGGTGGGTCGCGGGGTGATTTGGCGTTGGGTGGGCACGTCGCGTAACCTGGGCCGGTAGTTCCACCCAGAGACCGCTGGTCACCGTGCCCCGGCACGGTCGAAGGCTCCGCGACGACGGGCGACCCGCGCAGGGCGGTAAGCGTAATTCGGCTCCTTTCCGTGGTCCATGACCGCGGTGATCGGTCCGGCCTCGCCCCGCGCGCCCTGCGCCGGGGCTTTTTCGTTGTCGTGACGCCTCCGGCGCCGTCGTAGAGCCTCGTGCTCCTCGGCGGCGACCAGCTCCGAGTAACGAGAGAGGAGGGACATGGCGGACAAGCCGATCCGGGCCGACAAGGCCACGGCAGTCGCTGAGCTGACCGAGAGCTTCCGTACCTCGGGCGCTGCGGTGCTCACCGAGTACCGTGGTCTGACGGTTTCCCAGCTCACCCAGCTGCGGCGCTCGCTCGGCAAGGAGACCACCTACACGGTTGCGAAGAACACGCTGGCCAAGCGTGCCGCGACCGAGGCGGGCATCTCCGGCCTCGACGAGCTGTTCACCGGTCCTACCGCGCTGACTTTCGTTTCGGGCGACGTCGTCGAGGCGGCGAAGGGGCTTCGCGACTTCGCGAAGGCCAACCCGAAGCTCGTCATCAAGGGCGGTGTCTTCGAGGGCAGGGCCATTTCCGCGGCCGAGGTCACGAAGCTTGCCGACCTGGAGTCCCGTGAGGTGCTGCTGGCCAAGCTGGCCGGCGCGATGAAGGGCAACCTGAGCAAGGCCGCGGCCCTGTTCCAGGCACCGCTCTCCAAGGCCGCCCGTGCGGCGGCCGCCTTGGCGGACAAGAAGCGCGAGCAGGAGGGCGCCGAGGCGGCCTGAGGCCCTCCCGGCGCACCACATTCTTAGTTTTCACTGCGAGAAAGGACGCCAGACATGGCGAAGCTCAGCACCGACGAGCTGCTCGACGCGTTCAAGGAGATGACGCTGATCGAGCTCTCTGAGTTCGTGAAGCAGTTCGAGGAGACCTTCGAGGTCACCGCCGCCGCTCCGGTCGCGGTCGCCGCTGCCGGCGGCGCTGCCGCCCCGGCCGAGGCCGAGCCGGAGAAGGACGAGTTCGACGTCGTCCTCGAGGCTGACGGTGGCAAGAAGATCCAGGTCATCAAGGTCGTGCGTGAGCTGACCGGCCTGGGCCTCAAGGAGGCCAAGGACGCGGTCGAGGCCGCGCCGAAGGCGATCCTGGAGAAGGTCAACAAGGAGACCGCCGAGAAGGCGAAGGCCAAGCTCGAGGGTGAGGGCGCCAAGGTCACCCTCAAGTGACCTGAGGTCGGCCTCGGGCTGACCTCGGCGCGTGTCCGGCTCGGGTGAGCCGTGGCACACCGCATCATGGCGGGCGGTGATCCGATTTTCGGATCACCGCCCGTTGCGCGTGGTGACTCCGGGTATCAGTGGTGTGAGCAGGGTGTTCGCACCCGTTGTGCGACCCGGCGGTGACGCCGTGGGTAACCCGTCAGTGGGAAACCCGGCGAGCAGCCGGGATGAGGCTCTTGACGCAGCCCCGGCCTGCCAGGCACGCTGACACCAGCAAGACCTTCCGCGCTTGCGACGGCCCCCTCTCGGGTAAGGCTGCGGCAGCATCAGCAGCCGCTCCGACCTGAGTGGCCCCGCCAGGAACGTCGCGTTCCGAGCGGCCCGGTCCGACCCCCGATCGGGGGTCCCGAGGCACGTTCCGCGACGACCTGCGGGATGGGCTGGACAGCGGTTAGCCTCTCGGCTACACTGCTAGTTTGCGCTGCCTTCCGACGTAGCCCCTGCTCGGAAATGTCCGGTTACGGATATTTTTGGTGGGGTCATTGGAGTGCACGCATACCAGCCGTTCTGCAGCACCGGTCCTCGGAAGGACGCATCTTGGCAGCTTCCCGCCCTGCGAAGACCAGTCGTACGTCGAGCGCTTTCGCTCCCCGCCGAGTTTCTTTCGGCAGGATCACCGAACACCTCGAGGTCCCCAACCTCCTTGCCATCCAGAACGAGTCCTTCGACTGGCTCGTCGGCAACGAGGCTTGGCAGGGCCGGTCGGCGGACGACCCGCACGCACGCTCGGGTCTCGCGGAGATCCTCGACGAGATCAGTCCCATTGAGGACTTCTCCGGCACCATGTCGCTCTCCTTCTCGGCGCCGCGCTTCGACGAGGTCAAGGCCTCGATCGAGGAGTGCAAGGAGAAGGACCTGACCTACTGCGCGCCGCTGTTCGTGACCGCGGAGTTCACCAACAACACCACTGGCGAGATCAAGAGCCAGACGGTGTTCATGGGTGACTTCCCGATGATGACGCCGAAGGGCACCTTCATCATCAACGGCACCGAGCGCGTCGTGACCAGCCAGCTCGTCCGTTCCTCCGGCGTGTACTTCGACAAGCAGCCGGACAAGACCTCCGACCGCGACCTGTCCAGCGTCAAGGTGATCCCGAGCCGGGGTGCCTGGCTGGAGTTCGACATCGACAAGCGCGACACCGTCGGTGTCCGGATCGACCGTAAGCGCCGTCAGGCCGTCACGGTCGTCCTCAAGGCCATCGGTTGGTCGGCCGAGCGGATCCGCGAGCGGTTCGGCTGGTCCGAACTGATGATGACCACGCTCGAGAAGGACCACATCGCCGGCCAGGACGAGGCCCTGCTCGACATCTACCGCAAGCTCCGCCCTGGCGAGCCGCCGACCCGCGAGAACGCCCAGACCCTGCTCGACAACCTCTTCTTCAACCCGAAGCGGTACGACGTCGCCAAGGTCGGTCGGTACAAGTTCAACAAGAAGCTCGGGCTGAACGTGCCGATCACCACGGGCACGCTCACCGAGGACGACATCGTCTCCACCGTCGAGTACCTCTGCCGGCTGCACGCCGGTGAGGAAGGCTACGAGGCGGACGACATCGACCACTTCGGCAACCGCCGGATCCGGACCGTGGGTGAGCTCATCCAGAACCAGGTCCGGGTCGGTCTGTCGCGGATGGAGCGGGTCGTCCGGGAGCGGATGACGACGCAGGACGTCGAGGCGATCACGCCGCAGACCCTGATCAACATCCGCCCGGTGGTGGCGGCGATCAAGGAGTTCTTCGGTACGTCCCAGCTGTCCCAGTTCATGGACCAGACCAACCCGCTGGCGGGGCTCACCCACCGGCGGCGGTTGAACGCGCTCGGCCCGGGTGGTCTGTCCCGGGAGCGGGCCGGCTTCGAGGTCCGCGACGTGCACCCGTCCCACTACGGCCGGATGTGCCCGATCGAGACGCCCGAAGGCCCGAACATCGGCCTGATCGGCAACCTCTCGACGTTCGCCCGGGTCAACCCGTTCGGCTTCATCGAGACGCCGTACCGAAAGGTCGTCGACGGCCGGGTCACCGACCAGGTCGACTACCTGACCGCGGACGACGAGGACCGGTTCGTCAAGGCGCAGGCCAACGCACCGCTGCAGGCCGACGGCACCTTCGCCGAGGACCGGGTCCTGTGTCGCCGTAAGGGTGGCGAGACCGAGGACGTGATCCCGAGCGCCGTCGACTACATGGACATCTCGCCGCGGCAGATGGTCTCCGTCGGCACCGCGATGATCCCGTTCCTCGAGCACGACGACGCCAACCGTGCCCTGATGGGCGCCAACATGCAGCGTCAGGCGGTGCCCCTGGTCAAGGCCGAGGCCCCGCTGGTCGGCACGGGCATGGAGTACCGCGCGGCCGTGGACGCCGGCGACGTCGTGGTCGCCGAGGTCGGCGGTGTGATCGAGGACCTCTGCGCCGACTACATCACCATCCACCAGGACGACGGTCACCGCCGGACGTACCTGCTGCACAAGTTCCGCCGCTCCAACTCCGGCTCCTGCGTCAACCAGAAGCCGGTGGTCTTCGAGGGCGACCGCGTCGAGGCCGGCCAGGTCATCGCCGACGGTCCGTGCACCGACGAGGGCGAGATGGCGCTCGGGCGCAACCTGCTGGTGGCGTTCATGTGCTGGGAGGGCCACAACTACGAGGACGCGATCATCCTGTCGCAGCGCCTCGTGCAGCAGGACGTGCTCACCTCGATCCACATCGAGGAGCACGAGGTCGACGCCCGGGACACCAAGCTCGGCCCGGAGGAGATCACCCGCGACATCCCGAACGTCAGCGAGGAAATGCTCGCCGACCTCGACGAGCGCGGCATCATCCGGATCGGCGCCGAGGTCGTTCCCGGTGACATCCTGGTCGGCAAGGTCACGCCCAAGGGCGAGACCGAGCTGACCCCCGAGGAGCGGCTGCTCCGCGCGATCTTCGGTGAGAAGGCGCGGGAGGTCCGGGACACCTCGCTGAAGGTGCCGCACGGCGAGACCGGCACGGTCATCGGTGTGCGTACCTTCTCCCGCGAGGACGGCGACGAGCTGCCGCCGGGCGTCAACGAGCTGGTCCGGGTCTACGTCGCCCAGAAGCGGAAGATCCAGGACGGCGACAAGCTCGCCGGCCGGCACGGTAACAAGGGCGTCATCTCGAAGATCCTGCCGATCGAGGACATGCCGTTCCTGGAGGACGGCACCCCGGTCGACATCGTGCTGAACCCGCTGGGTGTGCCGTCGCGAATGAACATCGGGCAGGTGCTGGAGACCCACCTCGGTTGGGTCGCCAAGACCGGCTGGAAGGTCGAGGGCGAGGACGCCGACTGGAAGCGTCAGCTCCGCTCGATCGACGCGCACGAGTCCGAGGGGGACACGAACGTGGCCACCCCGGTCTTCGACGGTGCCCGTGAAGAGGAGATCTCCGGTCTGCTCGCGTCGACCCTGCCCAACCGGGACGGCAACCAGCTGATCGGTTCCTCGGGTAAGGCGCGGCTGTTCGACGGCCGGTCCGGCGAGCCGCTGCCGGACCCGATCGCGGTCGGTTACATCTACATCCTGAAGCTCAACCACCTGGTCGACGACAAGATCCACGCCCGTTCGACCGGCCCGTACTCGATGATCACGCAGCAGCCGCTGGGTGGTAAGGCGCAGTTCGGTGGCCAGCGCTTCGGTGAGATGGAGTGCTGGGCGATGCAGGCGTACGGCGCTGCCTACGCCCTGCAGGAGCTGCTGACCATCAAGTCCGACGACGTCCTGGGCCGGGTCAAGGTCTACGAGGCGATCGTCAAGGGCGAGAACATTCCCGAGCCGGGCATCCCGGAGTCGTTCAAGGTGCTGCTCAAGGAGCTCCAGTCGCTGTGCCTGAACGTCGAGGTGCTCAGCAGCGACGGGGTGGCCCTGGAGATGCGCGAGACCGACGACGAGGTGTTCCGGGCCGCGGAGGAGCTGGGCATCGACCTGTCCCGGCGCGAGCCGAGCTCGGTCGAAGAGGTGTAAGTGGTGTGGGTTGGGGGCCGGCAGGCCCCCAACCCCGCCCGTGATCTAGCTGTAAAGACGACGACATAGGGGACATAGTGCTCGACGTCAACTTCTTCGACGAGCTGCGTATCGGCCTCGCGACCGCGGACGACATCCGTCAGTGGTCGCACGGTGAGGTCAAGAAGCCTGAGACGATCAACTACCGCACCCTCAAGCCGGAGAAGGACGGACTCTTCTGCGAGAAGATCTTCGGCCCTCAGCGGGACTGGGAGTGCTACTGCGGTAAGTACAAGCGGGTCCGGTTCAAGGGCATCATCTGCGAGCGCTGCGGCGTCGAGGTGACCCGGTCGAAGGTCCGTCGTGAGCGGATGGGGCACATCGAGCTGGCCGCCCCGGTCACCCACATCTGGTACTTCAAGGGCGTCCCGAGCCGGCTGGGCTACCTGCTGGACCTCGCCCCCAAGGACCTCGAGAAGATCATCTACTTCGCCTCGTACGTCGTGACGAGCGTGGATGCCGAGGCGCGCCACCGCGACATCTCGACCATCGAGAACGAGATCCTCGCCGAGAAGCGGCAGTCCGAGAACAGCCGCGACTCGGAGATCGAGAAGCGCGCCGCCAAGCTCGAGGCCGACCTGGCCGAGCTGGAGGCCGAGGGTGCCAAGGCGGACGTCCGGCGCAAGGTCAAGGAGGGCGGAGAGCGCGAGATGCGCCAGATCCGCGACCGGGCCCAGCGCGAGATCGACCGCCTCGACGAGGTTCTCGACACCTTCCGCAAGCTCGACTCGAAGCAGTTGGTCACCGACGAGCTGCTCTACCGCGAGCTGCGCGACCGGTTCGGCGAGTACTTCACCGGCGGCATGGGCGCCGAGGCGATCAAGGCGCTGGTCCAGAACATGGACCTCGACGCCGAGGCCGAGAGCCTGCGCGAGACGATCCGCTCCGGCAAGGGGCAGCGGAAGATCCGGGCGCTCAAGCGGCTGAAGGTCGTCGCGGCGTTCCTGAACACCCGCAACTCGCCGCTCGGCATGGTGCTGGACTGCGTCCCGGTCATCCCGCCGGACCTGCGCCCGATGGTGCAGCTCGACGGTGGCCGTTTCGCGACCTCCGACCTGAACGACCTGTACCGACGCGTGATCAACCGGAACAACCGCCTCAAGCGGCTGATCGACCTCGGCGCACCCGAGATCATCGTCAACAACGAGAAGCGGATGCTCCAGGAGGCCGTCGACGCGCTGTTCGACAACGGCCGTCGCGGTCGGCCGGTCACCGGCCCGGGTAACCGCCCGCTCAAGTCGCTGTCGGACATGCTCAAGGGCAAGCAGGGCCGGTTCCGGCAGAACCTGCTCGGCAAGCGCGTCGACTACTCCGGCCGTTCGGTCATCGTGGTCGGCCCCAAGCTCAAGCTGCACCAGTGCGGTCTGCCCAAGCAGATGGCGCTGGAGCTGTTCAAGCCGTTCGTGATGAAGCGGCTGGTCGACCTCAACCACGCGCAGAACATCAAGTCCGCCAAGCGGATGGTCGAGCGGCAGCGGCCGGTCGTGTGGGACGTGCTGGAAGAGGTCATCGGCGAGCACCCGGTGCTGCTCAACCGGGCGCCGACCCTGCACCGCCTGGGCATCCAGGCCTTCGAGCCGCAGCTGGTCGAGGGCAAGGCGATCCAGATCCACCCGCTGGTCTGCACCGCGTTCAACGCCGACTTCGACGGTGACCAGATGGCGGTGCACGTGCCGCTGTCCGCCGAGGCCCAGGCCGAGGCGCGGATCCTGATGCTGTCGTCGAACAACATCCTCAAGCCGGCCGACGGCAAGCCTGTCACCATGCCCACCCAGGACATGGTCATCGGTCTCTACCACCTGACCCACCTCATCCCGGGTGGCCGGGGCGAGGGCCGGGCGTTCAGCTCGGACGCCGAGGCGCGGATGGCCTTCGACGCGAGCGAGCTGCACCTGCAGACCCCGGTGAAGATCCGGCTGCGCAACGTGGTGGGTGTGGACAACGGCACCGGTGCCGAGCCGTGGGTCGCGCCCGAGGGCTGGACCGAGGGCGACCCGGTGACCGTGGAGACCACGCTGGGCCGGGTCCTGTTCAACGAGACGCTGCCGCAGGGCTACCGCTTCGTGAACTACGAGATCCGCAAGGGTCAGCTCTCCGCGATCGTCAACGACCTCGCCGAGCGCTTCCCGAAGGTGGCCCTGGCGGCCACCCTGGACGGCCTCAAGGAGGCGGGCTTCCACTGGGCCACCTGGTCCGGCGTCACCATCGGCATGGAGGACGTCATCCCGCCGCCGCGCAAGCGGGAGATCCTGGAGAAGTACGAGAAGGAAGCCGACCGGATCGACAAGCAGTACCAGCGTGGTCTGATGACCGCCGAGGAGCGACGCGGCGAGCTCATCGAGATCTGGACCAAGGCGACCAACGAGGTCGCCAAGGAGATGGACACCGCGCTGCCGCAGGAGAACCCGCTGTGGAAGATGATCAACTCGGGTGCCCGCGGTAACCTGCTCCAGCTCCGGCAGATCGCGGCGATCCGTGGTCTGGTGGCCAACCCGAAGGGTGAGATCATCCCGCGGCCGATCAAGGCCTCGTACCGGGAGGGTCTGTCCGTGCTGGAGTACTTCATCTCCACCCACGGTGCCCGTAAGGGTCTGGCCGACACCGCGCTGCGGACCGCCGACTCGGGTTACCTGACCCGTCGTCTGGTGGACGTCTCGCAGGACGTCATCATCCGCGAGGAGGACTGCGGCACCGACCGGGCGATCCCGATGCAGATCGGCGAGCGCCTGGAGGGTGGCCGGCTGGTCGTGCACGAGCACGCCGAGACCAGCGTGCACGCCCGGACCCTGGCCGACGACATCAAGGGGCCGGACGGCACCGTGGTGGCCCACCGGGGTCAGGACGTCAACTCCATCGGGGTCGACCAGATCGTCGCCGCCGGGGTGGAGACGATCCGGGTGCGCAGCGTGCTCACCTGCGAGTCGAAGCTGGGCGTCTGCGGTGCGTGCTACGGCCGCTCGTTGCCGACCGGCAAGACCGTGGACGTCGGCGAGGCGGTCGGCATCATCGCCGCCCAGTCGATCGGTGAGCCGGGCACCCAGCTGACGATGCGTACCTTCCACACCGGTGGTGTCGCGGGTGAGGACATCACCCAGGGTCTGCCGCGTGTCCAGGAGATCTTCGAGGCCCGGATCCCGAAGGGCAAGGCGCCCATCGCCGACACCCCGGGTCGGATCCGGATCGAGGACGGCGAGCGGTCCCGGAAGATCATCGTGGTGCCGGACGACGGTAGCGACGAGATCGTCTACGACAAGATCTCCAAGCGGGTCGGGCTGCGGACCCACGACGGGGACCACGTCGAGGTCGGCGAGAAGCTCACCGAGGGCACCATCGACCCGCACGAGCTGCTGCGCATCCTCGGCCCGCGGGCGGTCCAGGTCCACCTGACCCAGGAGGTCCAGGAGGTCTACCGCTCGCAGGGTGTGCTCATCCACGACAAGCACATCGAGATCATCATCCGCCAGATGCTCAAGCGGGTGACGGTCATCGACTCCGGCTCGACCGAGTTCCTGCCGGGTGTGCTCGTCGACCGGGCGCTGTTCGAGTCGGAGAACCGCCGACTGGTCGGCGAGGGTGGCGAGCCCGCCGCCGGTCGCCCGGTGCTGATGGGTATCACCAAGGCCTCGCTGGCCACGGACTCCTGGCTCTCGGCGGCCTCCTTCCAGGAGACCACCCGGGTGCTGACCGACGCGGCGATCAACTCGCGCAGCGACTCGCTGGTCGGCCTCAAGGAGAACGTGATCATCGGTAAGCTCATCCCGGCCGGTACCGGCATCAGCAAGTACCGCAACGTCCGGGTCGAGCCGACCGAGGAGGCGAAGGCCAAGGTCTACTCGATGACCGGTTACCCGGAGACCGACTACGGCTTCGGCCCGGCCAGTGGCCAG harbors:
- the rplJ gene encoding 50S ribosomal protein L10: MADKPIRADKATAVAELTESFRTSGAAVLTEYRGLTVSQLTQLRRSLGKETTYTVAKNTLAKRAATEAGISGLDELFTGPTALTFVSGDVVEAAKGLRDFAKANPKLVIKGGVFEGRAISAAEVTKLADLESREVLLAKLAGAMKGNLSKAAALFQAPLSKAARAAAALADKKREQEGAEAA
- the rplL gene encoding 50S ribosomal protein L7/L12 — translated: MAKLSTDELLDAFKEMTLIELSEFVKQFEETFEVTAAAPVAVAAAGGAAAPAEAEPEKDEFDVVLEADGGKKIQVIKVVRELTGLGLKEAKDAVEAAPKAILEKVNKETAEKAKAKLEGEGAKVTLK
- a CDS encoding DNA-directed RNA polymerase subunit beta', with translation MLDVNFFDELRIGLATADDIRQWSHGEVKKPETINYRTLKPEKDGLFCEKIFGPQRDWECYCGKYKRVRFKGIICERCGVEVTRSKVRRERMGHIELAAPVTHIWYFKGVPSRLGYLLDLAPKDLEKIIYFASYVVTSVDAEARHRDISTIENEILAEKRQSENSRDSEIEKRAAKLEADLAELEAEGAKADVRRKVKEGGEREMRQIRDRAQREIDRLDEVLDTFRKLDSKQLVTDELLYRELRDRFGEYFTGGMGAEAIKALVQNMDLDAEAESLRETIRSGKGQRKIRALKRLKVVAAFLNTRNSPLGMVLDCVPVIPPDLRPMVQLDGGRFATSDLNDLYRRVINRNNRLKRLIDLGAPEIIVNNEKRMLQEAVDALFDNGRRGRPVTGPGNRPLKSLSDMLKGKQGRFRQNLLGKRVDYSGRSVIVVGPKLKLHQCGLPKQMALELFKPFVMKRLVDLNHAQNIKSAKRMVERQRPVVWDVLEEVIGEHPVLLNRAPTLHRLGIQAFEPQLVEGKAIQIHPLVCTAFNADFDGDQMAVHVPLSAEAQAEARILMLSSNNILKPADGKPVTMPTQDMVIGLYHLTHLIPGGRGEGRAFSSDAEARMAFDASELHLQTPVKIRLRNVVGVDNGTGAEPWVAPEGWTEGDPVTVETTLGRVLFNETLPQGYRFVNYEIRKGQLSAIVNDLAERFPKVALAATLDGLKEAGFHWATWSGVTIGMEDVIPPPRKREILEKYEKEADRIDKQYQRGLMTAEERRGELIEIWTKATNEVAKEMDTALPQENPLWKMINSGARGNLLQLRQIAAIRGLVANPKGEIIPRPIKASYREGLSVLEYFISTHGARKGLADTALRTADSGYLTRRLVDVSQDVIIREEDCGTDRAIPMQIGERLEGGRLVVHEHAETSVHARTLADDIKGPDGTVVAHRGQDVNSIGVDQIVAAGVETIRVRSVLTCESKLGVCGACYGRSLPTGKTVDVGEAVGIIAAQSIGEPGTQLTMRTFHTGGVAGEDITQGLPRVQEIFEARIPKGKAPIADTPGRIRIEDGERSRKIIVVPDDGSDEIVYDKISKRVGLRTHDGDHVEVGEKLTEGTIDPHELLRILGPRAVQVHLTQEVQEVYRSQGVLIHDKHIEIIIRQMLKRVTVIDSGSTEFLPGVLVDRALFESENRRLVGEGGEPAAGRPVLMGITKASLATDSWLSAASFQETTRVLTDAAINSRSDSLVGLKENVIIGKLIPAGTGISKYRNVRVEPTEEAKAKVYSMTGYPETDYGFGPASGQAVPLDDFDFGSYR
- the rpoB gene encoding DNA-directed RNA polymerase subunit beta — encoded protein: MAASRPAKTSRTSSAFAPRRVSFGRITEHLEVPNLLAIQNESFDWLVGNEAWQGRSADDPHARSGLAEILDEISPIEDFSGTMSLSFSAPRFDEVKASIEECKEKDLTYCAPLFVTAEFTNNTTGEIKSQTVFMGDFPMMTPKGTFIINGTERVVTSQLVRSSGVYFDKQPDKTSDRDLSSVKVIPSRGAWLEFDIDKRDTVGVRIDRKRRQAVTVVLKAIGWSAERIRERFGWSELMMTTLEKDHIAGQDEALLDIYRKLRPGEPPTRENAQTLLDNLFFNPKRYDVAKVGRYKFNKKLGLNVPITTGTLTEDDIVSTVEYLCRLHAGEEGYEADDIDHFGNRRIRTVGELIQNQVRVGLSRMERVVRERMTTQDVEAITPQTLINIRPVVAAIKEFFGTSQLSQFMDQTNPLAGLTHRRRLNALGPGGLSRERAGFEVRDVHPSHYGRMCPIETPEGPNIGLIGNLSTFARVNPFGFIETPYRKVVDGRVTDQVDYLTADDEDRFVKAQANAPLQADGTFAEDRVLCRRKGGETEDVIPSAVDYMDISPRQMVSVGTAMIPFLEHDDANRALMGANMQRQAVPLVKAEAPLVGTGMEYRAAVDAGDVVVAEVGGVIEDLCADYITIHQDDGHRRTYLLHKFRRSNSGSCVNQKPVVFEGDRVEAGQVIADGPCTDEGEMALGRNLLVAFMCWEGHNYEDAIILSQRLVQQDVLTSIHIEEHEVDARDTKLGPEEITRDIPNVSEEMLADLDERGIIRIGAEVVPGDILVGKVTPKGETELTPEERLLRAIFGEKAREVRDTSLKVPHGETGTVIGVRTFSREDGDELPPGVNELVRVYVAQKRKIQDGDKLAGRHGNKGVISKILPIEDMPFLEDGTPVDIVLNPLGVPSRMNIGQVLETHLGWVAKTGWKVEGEDADWKRQLRSIDAHESEGDTNVATPVFDGAREEEISGLLASTLPNRDGNQLIGSSGKARLFDGRSGEPLPDPIAVGYIYILKLNHLVDDKIHARSTGPYSMITQQPLGGKAQFGGQRFGEMECWAMQAYGAAYALQELLTIKSDDVLGRVKVYEAIVKGENIPEPGIPESFKVLLKELQSLCLNVEVLSSDGVALEMRETDDEVFRAAEELGIDLSRREPSSVEEV